The segment tccctctgGTGCCAtcccccaaatccatcccagatCCCGTCCCCGATTCCATCCCAactcccatcccagttcccatcccagctccatcctagatcacatcccagttccatcccagttcccatcccagctccatcctagatcacatcccagttccatcccagttcccatcccagctccatcctagatcacatcccagttccatcccagttcccatcccagctccatcctagatcacatcccagttccatcccagttcccatcccagctccatcctagatcacatcccagttccatcccagttcccatcccagctccatcctagatcacatcccagttccatcccagttcccatcccagctccatccccaatcccatcccagatcccatccctgatcccatcccggatcccatcccagttccatcctAGATCCCATCCCGTatccattcccaatcccatcccagttccatcccagctcccatcccagctccatccccaatcccatcccagatcccatccctgatcccatcccggatcccatcccagttccatcctAGATCCCATCCCGTatccattcccaatcccatcccagttccatcccagctcccatcccagctccatccccaatcccatcccagatcccatccctgatcccatcccggatcccatcccagttccatcctAGATCCCATCCCGTatccattcccaatcccatcccagttccatcccagctcccatcccagctccatccccaatcccatcccagatcccatccctgatcccatcccggatcccatcccagttccatcctAGATCCCATCCCGTatccattcccaatcccatcccagttccatcccagctcccatcccagctccatccccaatCCCACCCCAGTTCCCgtccccaatcccatcccagttcccatccccaatcccatcccagttcccatcccagttcccatccccGATCCCATCCCCGATCCCATCCCAGACAatcctgtgccaccctcctgtGCCTCCCGTGCCACCTGCGctccgtgtcccctctgtccccgtccctctgtcccctcccgcCCCTTCCCGGTGCTGTCCCGCACATCCCGGGATCCCGGGGAGCTCCCGGCCCCTCCGCATCCCGGCGGGAATGTCGCATGCGGGAATGTCGCATGCGGGAATGTCGCACGCGGGAATGTCGCATGGCGGGCACAGCACGTCCTTCCCGAGCTGTGggattccctggaattccttTGGCTGTCGCTTCCCGAGGCTGTTGTGACCCACCTGTGTGGGTGCCAGGCTGTCCCCgccttggggacacgggggtcccctcagagcccctgcaCGGCCACCGCTGGTcccggctgtgccaccctcGTCCGCTCGGTGCTGCCCCTCGGCACGgcctgtcctggcactgcccagcctggcactgaccGCACTGACCACCCTTCCCGGCACTGACCGCACTGACCACCCTGCCTGGCACTGACCACCCTGCCTGACCAAACTGACCACCCTGCCTGACCACCCTGACCActctgcctggcactgcccagcctgccTGACCACCCTGCCTGGCACTGACCACCCTGCCTGACCACCCTGACCACCCTGACCACCCCTGCCTGGCACTCACCACTCTGGCTGACCACATTGACCACCCTGCCCggcactgcccagcctgccTGACCACCCTGACCActctgcctggcactgcccagcctgccTGACCACCCTGCCTGGCACTGACCACCCTGCCTGACCACCCTGACCaccctgcctggcactgcccagcctggcactgaccAAACTGACCACCCTGCCTGACCACCCTGACCACTCTGCCTGGCACTgaccagccctgcctggcacgGCCCAGCCTGCCTGACAACCCTGACCACTCTGCCTGACCACTGTGCCTGGCACTGACCACTCcgcctggcactgcccagcctgcctggcactgcccacccCTGCCTGACCACCCCTGCCTGGTACTGACCATCCTGACCGCTCTGCCTGGCACTGGCCACCCTGCTTGGCACTGCCCAGcttgcctggcactgcccactCTGCCTGGCCACCGTGaccatccctgcctggcactgccccccctgccctgtcccttccctgtccctgcagaggcGGAAAAACCCCGCGGAGCGCAACCGCTCCGCGCCAAGCTCGCTCTGGGACCGGGAGAGCTGGACGCCTTCTCGCCATTTCGGAGGAGCCTTCCTCTCCCcgctcctcctgctcctcctcctcctccttttggGAAGGACGGGGAAATGGCAGTGCCCGCTCCGCGCCCGCGGAGCCGCGGCCGTGCCCGCCcgggcacccccagctcccgctgaagcagctgcagccgTGCCTGTGTTGGCGAACACTGGGTGTCACCCGCCCCGCGGGGACACCACGGCTCGTCCCAGTCAGGCCCCACGCCAAGAGAAGGCGACTTCCAGCCGCGCCGCCCGTCCCGGGAGCGCCCGGGGCTGCCACCGACCCTCCCGGTGTGTCCCCGCAGCCTCCTTGTCCTGCTGTCGCCTGTCCTGTTTGTCCCTGTGCCGttcatccctgtcccctgcgccactcatccctgtcccctttGTCCCGTttatccctgtcccctgtgccacacATTCATTTCCCATTTATCCCTGTCCCGTTTATTCCTTTGTCCCGTttatccctgtcccctgtgccacacATTCCTTTCCCATTTATCCCTGTCCCTTTTATCCCTGTGCCGCTCATTCCTGTCCCCTTTGTCCCGTTTATCCCTGTCTCGTTTATCCCTGTCCCGTTTAtctctgtcccctgtgccactcATTCTCGTCTCAGTTATCCTGGTCCCGTTTATCCCCGTGCCACTCATTCCTATCCCCTTTGTCCCGTTAACCCTGTCCCATttatccctgtcccctgtgccactcATCCCTGTCCCgtttgtccctgtcccccgCTCCACTCATCCTTGTCCCCTGTGCCactcatccctgtccccagccctgctcatcccCATTCCGttcatccctgtcccctgtcccgtttgtccctgtcccccgCCCCACTTGTCCTTGTCTCAGTGCCGCTCATCCTTGTCCCCTTTGTCCCGCTTATCCCTGTCCCgtttgtccctgtccccgagcCACTCATCCCTGTCCCGTTTATCCCTGTCCCgtttgtccctgtcccccgCCCCACTCGTCCCTCAGTGCCGTTCATTCCTGTCCCCTTTGTCCCGTtcttccctgtcccctgtgccact is part of the Ficedula albicollis isolate OC2 chromosome 1A unlocalized genomic scaffold, FicAlb1.5 N00504, whole genome shotgun sequence genome and harbors:
- the LOC101808580 gene encoding vegetative cell wall protein gp1-like, with amino-acid sequence MPGSGSPDTCPTPRLRHRGCHRTRRVSPSPREPGRECRAQVLPPGRVPTPQPSQRLGGKTPRSATAPRQARSGTGRAGRLLAISEEPSSPRSSCSSSSSFWEGRGNGSARSAPAEPRPCPPGHPQLPLKQLQPCLCWRTLGVTRPAGTPRLVPVRPHAKRRRLPAAPPVPGAPGAATDPPGVSPQPPCPAVACPVCPCAVHPCPLRHSSLSPLSRLSLSPVPHIPFPFIPVPFIPVPLIPVPFISVPCATHSRLSYPGPVYPRATHSYPLCPVNPVPFIPVPCATHPCPVCPCPPLHSSLSPVPLIPVPSPAHPHSVHPCPLSRLSLSPAPLVLVSVPLILVPFVPLIPVPFVPVPEPLIPVPFIPVPFVPVPRPTRPSVPFIPVPFVPFFPVPCATHPCSPSH